One window of uncultured Trichococcus sp. genomic DNA carries:
- a CDS encoding DeoR/GlpR family DNA-binding transcription regulator encodes MKSSQGIVYKRRQQILKALQEKKVVLVEDLAKELAVSEITVRRDLQSFDDQHLIERFYGGARLLEGSFQKEEYPAVRPHRSKKQAIAKLAATLVNDHDMVFINSGSTAFLLLNYLSDRNVTIITNNGRAIFRNPSSRADIVLSGGEIYEKKKSLVGDFALYTFSKVTANICFLGVGGINEKGITTYALPETAINRLILERTNGPRIVVAEGSKVGREQNFSTADISLITHLVTDRSADKEEIQKIEAKGVKVLYVTDVADINGVTDENGTED; translated from the coding sequence ATGAAATCAAGTCAAGGGATCGTTTACAAACGAAGACAGCAAATTTTGAAAGCCCTTCAAGAAAAGAAAGTTGTGTTGGTGGAAGATTTGGCGAAGGAACTGGCTGTCTCGGAAATTACCGTTCGGCGGGATCTGCAGAGTTTCGATGACCAGCATCTGATTGAGCGCTTTTACGGGGGCGCCCGTCTTTTGGAGGGATCTTTCCAAAAAGAAGAATATCCGGCAGTCAGACCACATCGGTCGAAAAAACAGGCAATCGCGAAATTGGCTGCCACTTTGGTCAATGATCACGACATGGTCTTCATCAATTCGGGATCGACCGCTTTCCTTTTGCTCAACTACTTGTCGGACCGGAATGTCACCATCATAACGAACAATGGCAGGGCAATTTTCCGAAATCCGTCCTCGAGAGCTGACATTGTGCTGTCGGGCGGAGAAATATACGAAAAGAAAAAATCGCTCGTCGGGGATTTCGCCTTGTACACCTTCTCAAAGGTGACTGCCAATATCTGTTTTCTGGGTGTGGGCGGCATCAACGAAAAAGGAATCACGACCTATGCCTTGCCGGAAACGGCCATCAATAGGCTGATCCTGGAGCGGACAAACGGGCCGCGCATCGTAGTGGCGGAGGGCAGCAAAGTCGGCCGGGAGCAAAATTTTTCCACTGCTGACATCAGCCTCATCACGCATCTGGTGACTGACCGTTCTGCGGATAAAGAAGAAATTCAGAAAATCGAAGCCAAGGGCGTGAAGGTACTGTATGTTACCGACGTTGCCGACATTAACGGCGTTACCGATGAGAACGGAACGGAAGACTAA
- a CDS encoding D-isomer specific 2-hydroxyacid dehydrogenase family protein yields MKAVILQNWRPDSSNYNFQNLLNAWEGISDIPEITGYRVEIVPDSSFESYDRAIGDAEIVIGFFITEENFNEELFIRHPNIRYLATLSHGYAEMDKALTQKYGVTVTNTIYGAEAIAEFTLGLLFDICKNVQINSDIVKSTDWTDPKPGSWFIPATRQLEISGKTIGIIGLGNIGFQLARKSDALGMHVLGYNRTYKEGLAYQFIDQVSLEQLLEESDIISINTPLTSETYHLIDRAAIDQMKHGVILLNTARGEIIDELALTEALKSGKINAAGLDVLSEEPPTKNIELFQLDNVRITQHIAWGSQETNLRAIEIALDNLVNYLQDQPTSVIS; encoded by the coding sequence ATGAAGGCAGTCATACTACAAAACTGGCGTCCGGATTCTTCGAACTATAATTTCCAAAATCTTTTGAATGCTTGGGAAGGGATATCCGACATACCGGAAATAACCGGTTATCGGGTCGAAATCGTCCCTGATTCTTCCTTTGAGTCGTATGACCGGGCCATCGGCGATGCCGAAATCGTCATCGGCTTTTTCATCACCGAAGAAAATTTCAATGAAGAATTGTTTATCAGGCATCCCAATATCCGCTACTTGGCTACCTTATCGCATGGCTATGCCGAGATGGATAAAGCTTTGACGCAAAAATACGGGGTGACCGTGACGAATACCATCTATGGTGCGGAAGCGATCGCCGAATTCACGCTGGGACTATTGTTCGATATCTGTAAGAATGTTCAAATCAACAGCGATATCGTGAAAAGTACGGATTGGACGGATCCGAAGCCCGGCAGTTGGTTCATTCCCGCAACGAGGCAACTGGAAATCAGTGGCAAAACAATCGGCATCATCGGATTGGGGAATATCGGTTTCCAGTTGGCCCGCAAGTCCGACGCTTTGGGGATGCATGTTCTTGGCTACAACCGCACCTATAAGGAGGGGCTAGCTTATCAGTTCATTGATCAAGTCTCTCTGGAGCAGTTGCTGGAGGAATCGGATATCATTTCGATCAATACGCCTTTGACGAGCGAAACCTATCATCTGATCGATCGTGCGGCTATCGACCAGATGAAGCATGGGGTGATCCTTTTGAACACGGCCCGCGGAGAGATCATCGACGAGCTGGCGTTGACCGAAGCGTTGAAATCAGGCAAAATCAATGCGGCAGGCTTGGATGTCCTCTCCGAAGAGCCGCCCACCAAAAATATCGAACTGTTCCAGTTGGACAATGTCAGAATCACGCAGCATATCGCGTGGGGCTCGCAGGAAACAAACTTGCGGGCCATCGAAATCGCCTTGGATAATCTGGTCAATTACCTGCAGGATCAACCGACGAGTGTGATCAGCTGA
- a CDS encoding serine hydrolase domain-containing protein, whose amino-acid sequence MLDSKQIDSLMTDYINRKEIAGAGIIIRKEDEKVFESYYGYADIENGVRADENTIYRLASMTKPIVALAVMMLVDEGKIKLDDLLSEYLPSFSRMRVLQNDGSFVGYQPNKDNPTAPLFKEDIPSDLNFSPASNQITIKHLLNHSSGLGQGPLSTLLVDKYIKKEHSLEERVQIFSELPLDFEPGTQTGYSALVAYDILGYVIEKVSGQSLNDFLRDRLFKPLGILNLGYDVSENNHSHLAKLYESNNGTLTDVSETEKLWTLVNPLRSGYCSGSAGMLGTIEDYDKIAQLFLNKGVYNGARLLSKDSYLSMTSKELNAPLELIPGVIWGLGVIISGQEKETHKMLSEGTYGWSGAYGTHFFVDPLKKISVVLGVNCSNIGGAASPLSLALEEIVYQYC is encoded by the coding sequence ATGCTGGACAGTAAACAAATAGATTCATTAATGACAGATTACATCAACAGGAAAGAAATTGCAGGCGCAGGAATCATAATCAGGAAGGAGGATGAAAAAGTATTCGAATCCTATTATGGATACGCGGATATAGAAAATGGTGTAAGAGCGGATGAAAATACGATTTACAGATTAGCCTCCATGACAAAACCTATCGTCGCGTTGGCCGTTATGATGTTGGTCGATGAAGGCAAAATCAAGTTGGATGATTTGCTTTCTGAGTATCTGCCGAGTTTCAGCAGGATGCGCGTCCTACAAAACGATGGAAGCTTTGTTGGCTACCAGCCCAACAAAGATAATCCTACGGCCCCCCTTTTTAAAGAGGATATCCCATCGGATCTCAATTTTAGTCCTGCAAGCAATCAGATTACAATCAAGCACCTTCTGAACCATAGTAGCGGATTGGGGCAAGGTCCATTGAGTACCTTGCTGGTCGATAAATATATAAAGAAAGAGCACTCTTTAGAAGAACGCGTTCAAATTTTTTCGGAATTGCCATTGGATTTTGAGCCGGGCACACAGACGGGGTATAGCGCTTTGGTGGCTTATGATATTCTGGGATATGTGATTGAAAAAGTTTCAGGTCAATCATTAAATGATTTCCTTAGAGATAGACTATTCAAACCTTTGGGTATCCTCAATTTAGGCTATGACGTATCCGAAAACAACCATTCGCACCTTGCGAAACTATACGAGTCAAATAATGGGACTTTAACGGATGTCTCTGAGACCGAGAAACTTTGGACATTGGTGAATCCACTTCGCTCAGGCTACTGCTCGGGATCGGCTGGAATGCTGGGAACCATTGAAGATTATGATAAGATCGCCCAACTATTCCTCAACAAAGGAGTATATAATGGCGCCAGACTCCTTTCAAAAGATTCTTACCTATCAATGACCAGTAAGGAATTGAATGCGCCATTGGAACTCATACCCGGAGTCATATGGGGACTGGGAGTGATAATTTCCGGACAAGAGAAAGAAACTCATAAAATGTTGAGTGAAGGTACCTACGGTTGGAGTGGCGCTTACGGAACACATTTTTTCGTTGATCCTCTGAAAAAAATATCAGTAGTCTTGGGCGTCAACTGTTCCAATATTGGTGGTGCTGCGTCCCCCTTGTCGCTTGCCTTGGAAGAAATAGTTTACCAATATTGTTGA
- a CDS encoding glycoside-pentoside-hexuronide (GPH):cation symporter, whose protein sequence is MEEKVLQTSIAQPQEKVSKLFSWSYASALNGGPMLAGAVISTYFAVFMTDTMLLPAAAASLIMLISTLWDAINDPIMGVIADRTNSKWGRYRPYFVPAPILFTFFATMLWVNPDFSATGKFIYILIIYIGYGMSGTMYTMPHMALLPAVVKDNEQRNKIIALSAGMMALMFTVGATFTTTITSFLENMGFSNGFIPLMLICGLFSFLSFWTLFKTSKERYLTKIENSSIKQDLKRVLKHKELTPFLIVWLMASVGYGLMFSSSVYYVMYYLGRPDLIPLYMGIVSIGALVSMMVLMPIVLKIFKTGQRALVFTQVGAIICYALLFFFGKSNLTFLYVVTFLATSIASMQNALVNVLVNDAIDYIQFKEGISANGLISSIKGFAQKAGNTITNSGILALLAVSGYVAGAIGNQPESTMTAINFLRFGAPTITAVILLVALRFNPVAKHYEDIEEMKNLMKSKAQED, encoded by the coding sequence ATGGAAGAGAAAGTATTACAAACAAGCATAGCACAGCCTCAAGAGAAGGTAAGCAAACTATTCAGTTGGTCTTATGCGTCTGCGCTGAATGGGGGACCCATGCTGGCGGGCGCTGTCATCAGTACCTATTTCGCTGTATTCATGACGGACACCATGTTGCTGCCGGCTGCTGCAGCCTCTCTGATTATGCTCATTTCCACGCTTTGGGATGCGATCAATGATCCCATAATGGGCGTGATTGCGGACCGAACCAATTCCAAATGGGGAAGATACAGACCGTATTTTGTGCCGGCGCCGATTTTATTCACGTTCTTTGCAACGATGCTGTGGGTGAATCCCGATTTCAGTGCTACAGGCAAGTTCATCTATATCTTGATCATCTACATCGGATATGGGATGTCAGGCACGATGTACACTATGCCGCACATGGCGCTGTTGCCTGCGGTTGTAAAAGATAATGAACAAAGAAATAAAATTATTGCACTGAGCGCTGGTATGATGGCATTGATGTTCACTGTTGGAGCAACATTCACTACTACTATCACGAGCTTCTTGGAAAATATGGGATTCAGCAACGGATTCATTCCGCTGATGCTCATCTGCGGCCTGTTCTCATTCCTCTCTTTTTGGACATTATTCAAGACTTCCAAAGAACGCTATCTGACTAAAATCGAGAACAGTTCCATCAAACAAGATTTGAAGAGGGTATTGAAACACAAAGAACTGACGCCCTTTTTGATTGTCTGGTTGATGGCTTCGGTAGGCTATGGCTTGATGTTCAGTTCCTCCGTTTACTATGTGATGTACTATCTGGGTAGACCGGACTTGATTCCTTTGTACATGGGAATCGTTTCGATCGGAGCGCTCGTATCGATGATGGTGCTGATGCCGATTGTGCTTAAAATTTTTAAAACCGGCCAGCGTGCTCTTGTATTCACGCAAGTTGGGGCGATCATCTGCTATGCGTTATTGTTTTTCTTCGGAAAGAGCAATTTGACTTTCCTGTATGTGGTGACTTTCCTGGCTACAAGCATCGCCTCGATGCAGAACGCATTAGTGAATGTGCTCGTGAATGATGCGATTGATTACATCCAGTTTAAGGAAGGAATTTCCGCAAACGGGTTGATCTCATCGATCAAAGGATTCGCCCAGAAAGCTGGGAACACCATCACAAATTCGGGTATTTTAGCTCTATTGGCTGTTTCAGGCTATGTTGCCGGTGCCATTGGCAATCAACCGGAGAGCACGATGACAGCAATCAATTTCCTGAGGTTTGGTGCTCCTACCATAACGGCAGTTATTCTGTTGGTAGCATTACGTTTCAATCCGGTTGCGAAGCACTATGAAGATATCGAAGAGATGAAAAATCTGATGAAATCCAAAGCGCAAGAAGACTAG
- a CDS encoding DUF4982 domain-containing protein codes for MRNEMKLNDDWWFHLGEIGSPVKTVKKAGAIGGLTAPLKGEDGEQITIGQGGKHFLNLISQGDLKRGLRMLAGTDMDSELTEEWGRITIPHDWSVAVPYVDAPGLLMSGSKPENIGYYRKTFSLDASLEENRILLKFDGVMRMASVWLNGIYLGDNISGYTPFEFDITEIAKFGDEGVNVLLVRADTTTGAEGWWYEGAGIYKEVRLQFLPKVYVEDDSFYIYTKEIGENAVLGCEATFVNRTDRPQTVKPTLLVGDQQVAFDEITIEPLRSISVNKEFLIDQPKLWTPETPHLYEATIRIHGEQKNIDECSTTFGIRKISYDKNGFFLNGSNYLLKGVCEHQDFAGVGVALNKDIVAFKLLKLKEMGVNAYRSAHHFASKDLLGCCDRLGIIVMNENRILETSPWRLRDLEKMVKRTRNHASLCFWSIANEEVIGNTKLGHRMAKRVTSLMRSIDYEHLLVSAELLNPEGIMDEEYMSNFDVVGVNYPEAGVMGEGLEKIKANYPEQPLMSTENASYFSTRGIYRDDAEKCQTNNFGSLYSMVLPGKRKPGDPGVGGTARPEEVLDFTEQNPYMGGSFIWTAFDYAGEPAPFGWPGIGSQFGVLDTCGFEKDYFYYYQSKWTETPMVHVMPHWNKEGLTFDEDGKVEVRVFSNCDEVELFVNDESQGKQTVGEHHNSWVVDFIPGELKAVAYSNGQAVAWDARVTAKEAVDFLTEVIYDAETTQLIKVEAIDDDGNFVPMADHALDVKIKNGALLGTGNGNPAYAEEDKENALHLFSGKALLIVKKEAEAVPEIKLAVAEGSGKERQLSAVSDSKGNP; via the coding sequence ATGCGAAACGAAATGAAGTTGAATGATGACTGGTGGTTTCACTTAGGAGAAATCGGCTCTCCCGTAAAAACAGTTAAAAAAGCTGGGGCAATCGGTGGCCTGACCGCTCCGCTCAAAGGCGAAGATGGGGAACAGATCACGATCGGGCAAGGCGGGAAGCATTTTCTGAATCTCATCTCTCAAGGTGATTTAAAGAGAGGCTTGAGGATGCTGGCGGGAACCGATATGGATTCAGAGCTGACGGAAGAATGGGGTAGGATCACTATTCCTCACGATTGGTCAGTGGCTGTTCCCTATGTGGATGCGCCGGGATTGTTGATGAGTGGTTCCAAACCGGAAAATATCGGATATTACCGAAAAACATTTTCCTTGGATGCCTCACTGGAAGAAAATCGGATTTTGTTGAAGTTTGATGGCGTGATGCGGATGGCCTCGGTGTGGCTCAACGGCATTTATTTGGGTGATAATATAAGCGGTTACACTCCTTTCGAATTCGATATCACCGAAATAGCCAAATTCGGCGATGAAGGGGTGAATGTGCTGTTGGTCCGGGCGGATACGACTACAGGGGCTGAAGGATGGTGGTATGAGGGAGCCGGAATCTATAAAGAAGTCCGTTTACAGTTCCTTCCGAAAGTATACGTGGAGGATGACTCTTTCTATATTTATACAAAGGAAATTGGTGAAAATGCCGTACTTGGCTGTGAAGCAACCTTTGTCAACCGCACAGACAGACCACAGACCGTCAAGCCCACGCTGCTTGTTGGCGATCAACAAGTGGCATTTGATGAAATCACAATTGAACCGTTGCGTTCAATCAGCGTCAATAAGGAGTTTTTGATTGACCAGCCTAAACTTTGGACGCCGGAGACGCCCCACTTATATGAAGCGACCATCCGGATACACGGGGAGCAGAAAAATATTGATGAATGCAGTACTACATTTGGAATCCGGAAAATTTCCTACGACAAGAACGGTTTTTTCCTGAATGGCAGCAACTACCTATTAAAAGGCGTGTGCGAGCATCAAGATTTTGCGGGCGTAGGTGTCGCATTGAACAAAGACATCGTGGCATTCAAGCTGCTGAAATTAAAAGAGATGGGGGTAAATGCCTACAGAAGCGCGCATCACTTTGCCAGTAAAGACCTGTTGGGCTGCTGCGACAGACTGGGGATTATCGTGATGAATGAAAACCGTATTCTCGAAACCAGTCCTTGGAGACTGCGCGATTTAGAAAAAATGGTGAAGCGAACGCGAAATCATGCATCCCTTTGTTTTTGGTCGATAGCCAACGAAGAAGTGATCGGGAATACCAAATTGGGTCACAGGATGGCCAAAAGAGTGACGTCCTTGATGCGTTCGATAGATTATGAGCATTTGTTGGTTTCGGCTGAATTGCTCAATCCGGAAGGCATTATGGATGAAGAATACATGTCAAATTTCGATGTGGTAGGTGTCAATTACCCGGAGGCCGGAGTCATGGGGGAAGGGCTGGAAAAAATAAAGGCAAATTACCCTGAGCAACCGCTGATGAGCACGGAGAATGCTTCTTACTTCTCAACTCGTGGCATCTATAGGGACGATGCAGAAAAATGTCAAACGAATAATTTTGGTTCCTTGTATTCGATGGTGTTGCCTGGAAAACGCAAGCCAGGCGATCCCGGTGTTGGCGGGACGGCGCGCCCGGAAGAAGTCCTTGATTTCACTGAACAAAATCCCTATATGGGAGGTTCCTTCATTTGGACAGCTTTTGATTATGCAGGCGAACCGGCGCCGTTCGGTTGGCCAGGGATCGGCTCTCAATTTGGGGTGCTGGACACTTGCGGCTTCGAGAAAGATTACTTCTACTACTATCAATCAAAATGGACAGAAACGCCGATGGTTCATGTCATGCCTCACTGGAATAAGGAAGGTCTGACCTTTGATGAGGATGGCAAAGTAGAAGTCAGGGTATTCAGCAACTGCGATGAAGTGGAACTGTTCGTGAACGATGAAAGTCAAGGGAAACAAACAGTCGGTGAGCATCACAACAGTTGGGTTGTTGATTTTATACCGGGTGAATTGAAGGCTGTCGCATACAGCAATGGACAAGCGGTTGCTTGGGATGCAAGGGTGACAGCGAAAGAAGCGGTGGATTTTCTGACTGAAGTCATATATGACGCCGAGACAACGCAGCTGATCAAAGTGGAAGCGATAGATGACGATGGAAATTTTGTGCCCATGGCCGATCATGCGCTTGACGTTAAGATTAAAAATGGTGCGCTTCTGGGTACGGGGAACGGGAATCCGGCATATGCAGAAGAGGATAAGGAAAACGCGCTGCACTTGTTCTCAGGGAAGGCGTTGCTGATTGTCAAAAAAGAAGCTGAGGCAGTTCCTGAAATCAAGCTAGCTGTTGCTGAGGGGAGCGGAAAAGAAAGACAGCTGAGTGCAGTAAGTGACTCGAAAGGCAATCCATAA
- a CDS encoding AraC family transcriptional regulator, translated as MIESNSLPEQLKDLHNNLSEKPASVLDTNSPVSMYFKTAKDNQILYTAAYGGEIRYLIGDSINVPHKHAHFELMYVLHGSLTNYIEDKTVYYRAGDGCLMNRQINHYEVLDPACSVVFVNFSPEYLTAIFNETFSHKQLTTLGPLFEFLRANIADDNDLKRSYVEFTQTNEENRTFNILLDSLQLELSTPKLGASYFQKGLSLRIIDALQNNTIFFTKFMDLGLSKEDFLVAQVLNALEKRMGNITRAELSEITHYNDEHLNRVVKKNTGLSIMKHAKKLKIKYALDLLSHTDMTISDISNAIGFTSESHFYRFFKENLQQSPDQFRQAKKL; from the coding sequence ATGATCGAATCAAATTCATTACCCGAACAGCTTAAAGACCTCCACAATAATTTATCGGAAAAACCAGCTAGCGTTTTAGATACGAACAGTCCCGTTTCGATGTATTTTAAAACAGCTAAAGATAATCAAATTTTGTATACTGCAGCATACGGCGGTGAAATCAGATACCTGATTGGCGATAGCATTAATGTGCCGCACAAACATGCGCACTTTGAATTGATGTATGTCCTTCATGGGTCCCTTACTAATTACATAGAAGATAAAACGGTCTATTACCGCGCCGGTGATGGGTGCCTTATGAACCGTCAGATCAATCACTACGAAGTCCTGGATCCGGCCTGTTCCGTTGTGTTCGTAAACTTTTCGCCGGAGTATTTGACTGCCATTTTTAATGAAACCTTTTCGCACAAGCAACTCACAACACTAGGTCCGTTATTTGAATTTCTGCGGGCCAATATAGCGGATGACAACGATTTGAAGCGAAGCTACGTTGAGTTTACCCAAACAAACGAAGAAAACCGCACTTTCAACATCCTGTTGGATTCCCTTCAATTAGAATTATCCACACCCAAACTGGGTGCAAGTTATTTCCAAAAAGGACTATCCTTACGCATCATCGATGCTCTCCAGAACAACACGATCTTTTTCACGAAATTTATGGACCTTGGATTAAGTAAAGAGGATTTCCTGGTGGCTCAAGTTTTGAATGCACTCGAAAAAAGAATGGGGAATATCACGCGTGCAGAATTATCGGAAATAACCCATTATAACGATGAACATCTGAACCGAGTGGTCAAGAAAAATACCGGACTCAGCATCATGAAGCATGCCAAAAAACTGAAAATAAAATATGCACTGGACCTGTTGTCCCATACGGATATGACAATCAGCGACATTTCCAATGCCATCGGATTCACTTCGGAGTCGCACTTCTACCGTTTTTTCAAAGAAAATCTGCAGCAATCGCCCGACCAATTCAGGCAAGCAAAAAAGCTATGA
- a CDS encoding AraC family transcriptional regulator, which translates to MAETQAFPEILLKETPLEAEMKTMTVEQITAKFQNQAATAGYLIDFHLSDEDFFVDHQIFMNRHARYFAMPTHSHEFLELNYLLQGKCTQWIGQEKIQMKQGDLLMIDPGTGHSIDKLGEQDILINILIKSDAINTKVLQRMAQRHSLITDFLLTVGKKNSRHRPYLHFSTADNQRISTCLSYLLADYFGGETPKFEKVELWLLIILAELEDIMSSEAGELPFNKKVIDALEIIDSEYASITLEDLGKKLNFNKNYLSNLLKQETGLTFKEWVTKRRLQKAYDLLIGTDKPIEKIVAELGITSPSYFFKIFKQEYGEPPNQLRKKMHRSKKL; encoded by the coding sequence ATGGCAGAAACGCAAGCTTTTCCGGAAATATTGCTGAAAGAAACGCCGCTTGAAGCTGAAATGAAAACCATGACGGTCGAACAGATAACCGCCAAATTCCAAAATCAGGCAGCTACAGCCGGCTATCTGATTGATTTCCACTTGTCTGATGAGGATTTTTTTGTGGATCATCAAATCTTCATGAACCGGCATGCCCGCTACTTTGCCATGCCCACCCATTCGCATGAATTCCTGGAACTGAATTACCTTCTGCAAGGGAAATGCACCCAGTGGATCGGTCAGGAAAAAATCCAGATGAAGCAAGGCGATCTGCTGATGATCGATCCTGGGACCGGCCATTCCATCGACAAACTCGGTGAACAGGACATCCTCATCAACATCTTGATCAAATCGGACGCCATCAACACGAAAGTGCTCCAAAGGATGGCCCAACGGCACAGTCTGATTACTGATTTTCTGTTGACCGTGGGCAAAAAAAATAGCCGTCACCGACCTTATCTGCATTTCAGCACAGCCGATAACCAACGGATCAGCACGTGCTTGTCCTATTTGCTTGCCGATTATTTTGGAGGCGAAACGCCTAAATTCGAGAAAGTGGAACTTTGGTTACTGATCATCCTGGCTGAACTGGAAGATATCATGTCAAGCGAAGCCGGGGAACTCCCTTTCAACAAGAAGGTGATCGATGCACTGGAGATCATCGACAGTGAATATGCTAGCATCACACTGGAAGACCTAGGGAAAAAGTTGAATTTCAACAAAAATTATCTCAGCAATCTGCTGAAGCAAGAAACGGGTCTGACTTTCAAAGAATGGGTCACGAAACGGCGACTGCAAAAGGCCTACGATCTGCTGATCGGAACCGACAAACCGATCGAAAAAATCGTTGCAGAGCTTGGTATCACCAGCCCAAGTTATTTCTTCAAGATATTCAAGCAAGAATACGGAGAGCCACCCAATCAGTTGCGGAAAAAAATGCACCGAAGCAAAAAGCTATGA